The nucleotide sequence AACTCCCAAGTCCAATAGGATCCGCCACATCACTCTCTATGTTAATCCCTTAATTCGCTATAACATTTCCACTACATCGCTGTGCTATATGCTACTTTTAGAGCTCTCATCACAAGAATGTGTCTTATCGGTTTGAAACTCACTTGAACCAATCTTTTGACTAACCCCTTAAATAAAGAGTTATTTTTAAATCTACAAACGTTAGTTGTACTATCCGTAGATAAACaaagtaaaagaaaatcaaatttgaaaattatatatatgatattatcctaaaaatagttaataaacGGAAAAGGACATTCACATGATTCAAGTTCCATCAAGAGTCAAGATCCACAACGTTCTTCTCTCGTCTCTATCTTTGCCCTCTATTTTCCCCATATTTAAAAAgcaaaataaagcaaaaagcaAGAATATAAGAAAGTACAGTGCAGGGCCCACTCTGTCGTTGACTAATCTAATCTAGATTGTGCACAGACAGACACAACAACAGTTGGGTTCACTTCAAACTTAGATCGAACGGTTCAGATTTCACGCCGGCAACGACCGAGATTAAAGAGTTTTGTCATGATGCGTCTCGAGCACCATAGCATGGTTGTGGTCTCCTTCATACGTCACGATAAGCATCATCGCGTCGTCCGGTGCACGCTCCACATGCTTACGCGCCGGACAACCTCTCATGCTGCTGCACTTGTAATAGCCCCTGAATAAAAAACCGAGTCCAGATCGAGTTTAGTTTAACATAACAATTTGAGTCAACTCGATTTTGTATTTCTAtacgtttttaaaaatactgTAGAAAAAAACAACAAGTCAAAAAGAGCGTGAACCCACTAGTACTAGACGACACGTTTGGTACAACCAATatagaaaaaatacaaataatattagttttttctATCAGGTAATATTTGACAATACACAAGTTGCCCAAgtattgtttcttttatttttattacttcttttttcttttattacttTGGTGACTATAAAAAGTCCAAAACTCAACATTTACAGCTTAAAACATGTAATCAGAAATTTAGATGGCTACTTAAACggtatttataaattacaacaatatattatatatatagtttaatatacTACATGTcatactttataaatataaaattttgtttatatattataatatgttaatCATTAAAATTTCTTATTGTTATAGTATAGTAAATTTTATGAGATCTGGAAGGTAACCAATCACGTTTTTGAAGAGTGTACTAGTTCTATTTTGTTGAGTTTAACGCCTATGTACCCGTCTAGACAACAGTTTTAAATACTGCTAAAACTATAAATCCACAAAAtgaacaaaaagattaattagtaaacaaacaaaaaaaaacaaaccgagGGTGAGGAGAGCCTTTGATGGGTTTTTGACCATATTTTCTCCATGAAAACTCATCTGAAGGAATATCAGCCATCTTGCTGCTTACCGCAGGAACTCTAATCACTCTTTTCACTCTAGATTTCCTGTTTATTTaatgaaacaaatattaatttttttttaccattaataaataaagttaatgTTCAAACCCTCTCTAGATTTAGATCTAAATATGTAAAAGACCAATTTAGAATCTACGTAACCTTTTCTTGGTACAATGGCAACGCCCTGAGGGGGTTGTTGAACTACATTTTCTCTTCAACGAAGCTGATGACAAAGGAGGCTTGCCCCTCGAACCCGAGAACTGAGACGATGGGTTAGTGAACTCGAACCCTGACGACATCTGGTTACTCTCTGTTTCACATCTATGAGAAGACATGAACGAGTTCGTCGCGGAGACAGGTGGGGACGGCGCGAAGTGTATGGTTGAAGAAGGTGGTTCTTGGTGTGGTCTTCCGTTAGGGAGCAACGGAGCCGAAGAAGACGAACCGTTCTTTGTCTGAGTGTGGTTGTGCGACAGAGGAGGACGTCGATGGATCGGAGTCGGACAGTAAACTCTAAACGCAGATCCACCGTACTTCTCTGTTTTCTCTCTGTTCAACACGACGGtggtcgttgttgttgttgttgttcttggcTTCTCCTCCTCCGTCTTCACAGCTCCACCACCGTCTTCTGTCTTAGGAGTCGTCACGGGACCTCGTCTGAACCTAGCGTGTCCGGTTGTAGATCTACCGAGCAGAGAAATCACCTTCTTGAAACTGTTGACGGCGACGTCAGTCACCGCCGTTATCTCGGTTTGTTTCTCCTCCGTCTGTTGACTTTGACCGATCAGTTTAAGAAACTCTTGGACTCCGTGTATCCCTTCGGACGCAGCTTCTTTCAGGGCTGTGTCTTCCTTCCCCGCAGAGAAGCCACCGTCTTCTTCTCGTTTGACTCTACCGGCACCGTAGCTGCTGCTGCTCATGATTAGCTCCACCGTCATACCTCACACCACTCAACGCTTCGAAAAGTCAAAACTAttattcttttcttctctctttggagttgtttaaagaagatgatggtgatgaagagCACCGAGAGtataaagaagagaaaagaaatgaaaGGGTGAGTCAACTCAACTCAAATGtggttctctctctctttaaagGGATTG is from Raphanus sativus cultivar WK10039 unplaced genomic scaffold, ASM80110v3 Scaffold1542, whole genome shotgun sequence and encodes:
- the LOC108855874 gene encoding probable WRKY transcription factor 7, encoding MTVELIMSSSSYGAGRVKREEDGGFSAGKEDTALKEAASEGIHGVQEFLKLIGQSQQTEEKQTEITAVTDVAVNSFKKVISLLGRSTTGHARFRRGPVTTPKTEDGGGAVKTEEEKPRTTTTTTTTVVLNREKTEKYGGSAFRVYCPTPIHRRPPLSHNHTQTKNGSSSSAPLLPNGRPHQEPPSSTIHFAPSPPVSATNSFMSSHRCETESNQMSSGFEFTNPSSQFSGSRGKPPLSSASLKRKCSSTTPSGRCHCTKKRKSRVKRVIRVPAVSSKMADIPSDEFSWRKYGQKPIKGSPHPRGYYKCSSMRGCPARKHVERAPDDAMMLIVTYEGDHNHAMVLETHHDKTL